A single region of the Arthrobacter sp. zg-Y820 genome encodes:
- a CDS encoding alkaline phosphatase family protein: protein MNLPSGTGPGAVAPSGTAPGEPLPPAPGYGRSSVAEVLTSSAAVLGVPGFANTLNLPAAKRVCVVMVDGLGWSLLKQRGGHAPFLRSFLPAGRVLTAAFPTTTAASLASLGTGLPPGEHGMVGYDVLDPEQDKVVNMLGNWDSGVDPQRWQPHPTVLERVAEHLPVASVSLPRFADSAMTRAALRGGTFIGATGVHARVAAAAEALAASPRMLMYLYWNELDKAGHKHGAQSAQWGFQLEELDSALKLLAARLPADTLLLLTADHGMVDIAPEHRYDFSEDPALIAGVRHTAGEPRMVHLYLEPDAGARERETLMAAWRAAYGSKIWIATREEAVAAGWFGPVVNESVLPRIGDVLVLAREPIALYDLRRMKASSLEVVGQHGSLTRAEREVPLLQLAVPAARRSAGAQGRGKK from the coding sequence ATGAACTTGCCCTCCGGAACAGGTCCCGGCGCCGTTGCCCCGTCCGGCACGGCCCCCGGCGAACCGCTGCCTCCCGCCCCGGGCTACGGCCGCAGCAGTGTTGCCGAGGTTCTCACCAGCTCGGCCGCCGTCCTCGGCGTCCCCGGCTTTGCCAATACCCTGAACCTGCCGGCCGCCAAGCGGGTCTGCGTGGTCATGGTGGACGGTTTGGGCTGGTCCCTGCTGAAGCAGCGCGGCGGCCACGCGCCGTTCCTGCGCAGCTTCCTGCCCGCCGGCCGCGTCCTTACTGCGGCTTTCCCCACCACCACGGCGGCCTCGCTCGCCTCGCTGGGCACCGGGCTGCCGCCCGGAGAACACGGCATGGTGGGCTATGACGTGCTGGATCCGGAGCAGGACAAGGTTGTCAATATGCTCGGGAACTGGGACTCCGGCGTTGATCCCCAGCGCTGGCAGCCGCATCCCACCGTTCTGGAACGGGTGGCGGAACACCTTCCGGTGGCCTCGGTCAGCCTGCCGCGGTTCGCCGATTCGGCGATGACCCGGGCCGCCCTGCGCGGCGGCACCTTCATCGGCGCCACCGGTGTCCATGCCCGGGTGGCAGCCGCTGCCGAAGCCCTGGCCGCATCCCCGCGCATGCTGATGTACCTGTACTGGAACGAATTGGACAAGGCCGGCCACAAGCACGGTGCCCAGTCCGCGCAGTGGGGCTTCCAGCTCGAGGAGCTGGACAGCGCCCTGAAGCTGCTGGCCGCCCGGCTGCCGGCCGACACGCTGCTGCTGCTGACGGCGGACCACGGCATGGTCGACATTGCTCCGGAGCACCGGTACGACTTTTCGGAAGACCCGGCGCTGATCGCCGGCGTGCGGCACACCGCGGGGGAGCCGCGGATGGTGCACCTGTACCTGGAACCCGACGCCGGCGCCCGGGAGCGGGAAACCCTGATGGCCGCCTGGCGCGCCGCCTACGGCAGCAAAATCTGGATCGCCACCCGGGAGGAAGCCGTCGCCGCCGGCTGGTTCGGGCCGGTCGTGAACGAGTCGGTGCTGCCGCGCATTGGCGACGTCCTTGTCCTGGCGCGCGAACCGATCGCCCTGTACGACCTTCGGCGCATGAAGGCCTCCTCCCTGGAAGTGGTGGGCCAGCACGGCTCCCTCACCCGGGCGGAGCGGGAAGTGCCGTTGCTGCAGCTGGCGGTGCCTGCTGCCCGGCGCAGTGCCGGAGCCCAGGGCCGGGGAAAGAAGTAA
- the sepH gene encoding septation protein SepH codes for MQDLRLVGVHEGGEHLLLSGKGGETFRLRMDEALRVAVSRPVHRSTSAAERPEGPAMTPRDIQARIRSGASAEEVAEISGLDLAHIRRYEGPVRAERDYVARQAQGVEVAAPLSATHDGYRSTFGDSPVNLGDMVNHRLKAFGVDPDSVEWDAWRRPDSTWDVVARFDLGNDSQVSVGEEPPARWTFSPLRKSVSNSNRWAQLLSELEPLDSPVPSRRLTAVADRVFDFEAVPPAETDGASEDGDEDTDNLLEVLRSRRGQRLGADEDGDDALATLLAKGVIPAAHPRDGRAELDDAGSSRPRTGRLSLAPAAAEAIEAPDAPDSLRLSDGVNPGTREISVLARPFRRRGETAAASGKDSAKGSGNGMDPASSSADIAKANDGTGTEATAGAEAPEAPAVKKAAAPAAAESIKATPDSGAAPAGRGKAKPAGRKSGRTDFPWDRMSSGAPKNDVTGSDDATKGEDSADRRGIKPKRSSVPSWDDIVFGTKGD; via the coding sequence ATGCAGGATCTACGTCTCGTGGGTGTCCATGAGGGTGGCGAGCATTTGCTGCTCAGCGGTAAAGGTGGGGAAACATTCCGGCTTCGGATGGACGAAGCGCTCAGGGTGGCAGTATCCCGACCGGTGCACCGCTCCACGTCAGCGGCAGAACGGCCCGAGGGCCCGGCCATGACTCCGCGTGACATCCAGGCGCGCATCCGGTCCGGCGCCAGCGCAGAAGAGGTCGCGGAGATCTCGGGCCTGGACCTTGCCCACATCCGACGCTACGAGGGTCCCGTTCGCGCGGAACGCGATTATGTGGCCCGCCAGGCCCAGGGCGTCGAAGTTGCCGCCCCCCTCTCAGCGACCCATGACGGCTACCGCAGCACCTTCGGTGACAGCCCTGTCAATCTGGGCGACATGGTCAACCACCGGCTCAAGGCCTTCGGCGTGGACCCTGACAGCGTGGAATGGGATGCCTGGCGGCGTCCGGATTCCACCTGGGACGTCGTGGCGCGCTTCGACTTGGGGAACGACTCCCAGGTGTCGGTGGGCGAGGAACCCCCGGCCCGCTGGACATTCAGCCCGCTGCGCAAGAGCGTCTCCAACTCCAACCGTTGGGCCCAGCTGCTCAGCGAGCTGGAACCGCTGGACTCCCCCGTGCCGTCCCGCCGGCTCACCGCCGTCGCCGACCGGGTTTTTGATTTCGAGGCCGTGCCACCGGCGGAGACCGACGGCGCGTCCGAGGACGGCGACGAGGACACCGACAATCTGCTCGAGGTCCTGCGGTCCCGCCGCGGCCAGCGCCTCGGCGCTGATGAAGACGGCGACGATGCCCTGGCGACCCTGCTGGCCAAGGGCGTCATCCCGGCCGCCCATCCCCGTGACGGACGCGCCGAGCTCGACGACGCCGGCTCCAGCCGCCCGCGCACCGGACGCCTTTCGCTGGCTCCGGCCGCCGCTGAGGCAATCGAGGCCCCCGATGCGCCGGACTCGCTCCGTTTGTCGGACGGCGTCAACCCGGGAACCCGGGAAATCAGTGTCCTCGCCCGCCCGTTCCGCCGCCGCGGCGAAACAGCAGCTGCTTCCGGAAAGGATTCAGCCAAGGGTTCCGGCAACGGCATGGATCCGGCCTCTTCGTCCGCCGACATCGCCAAAGCCAACGACGGCACCGGCACTGAGGCGACCGCCGGTGCTGAGGCGCCCGAGGCCCCCGCGGTCAAAAAGGCCGCGGCGCCTGCCGCGGCTGAGTCCATTAAGGCAACCCCCGACAGCGGGGCCGCTCCGGCCGGCCGGGGCAAGGCCAAGCCCGCCGGACGGAAGAGCGGCCGGACCGACTTCCCCTGGGACCGGATGAGTTCGGGCGCTCCGAAGAACGATGTCACGGGCTCCGACGACGCAACGAAGGGCGAAGACTCCGCCGACCGGCGGGGCATCAAGCCCAAGCGCTCCTCAGTTCCCAGCTGGGACGACATCGTCTTCGGCACCAAGGGCGACTAG
- a CDS encoding DUF5998 family protein, which produces MSPLLSAERRSLDASMERAGFYPTLLADVVHDALDGREPLSHIIHLETHFERTEVHRHITVLVLTEDMLVITHVDDQQLDDAGEQMMAQVSTESVPVTQIRSVVLGYMYAQPQDYKPSDQARELTLAIAWSGGQRLDMGPAGCADPQCDADHGYTGTIAQEDIVLRVSAEADGAQAVQNAKDFARALRKVNTDTVNLRPAEPGDSRRVPGIGSRFNRTHHQR; this is translated from the coding sequence ATGTCGCCGTTACTTTCCGCTGAACGCCGCAGCCTTGACGCTTCCATGGAGCGGGCAGGCTTTTACCCCACCCTTTTGGCCGACGTGGTCCACGATGCCCTGGACGGCCGTGAACCGCTCTCCCACATCATCCATCTGGAAACCCACTTCGAGCGCACCGAGGTGCACCGCCACATCACGGTGCTGGTGCTGACCGAGGACATGCTGGTGATCACCCATGTTGACGACCAGCAGCTGGACGACGCCGGTGAGCAGATGATGGCGCAGGTCTCCACCGAATCGGTGCCGGTCACCCAGATCCGCTCAGTGGTCCTGGGCTACATGTATGCCCAGCCGCAGGACTACAAGCCCTCGGACCAGGCCCGCGAGCTCACCCTGGCCATTGCCTGGTCCGGCGGCCAGCGCCTGGACATGGGACCGGCCGGCTGCGCCGATCCGCAGTGCGACGCCGACCACGGCTACACCGGCACCATCGCCCAGGAGGACATTGTGCTCCGGGTCAGTGCCGAGGCCGACGGCGCGCAGGCAGTGCAGAACGCCAAGGATTTCGCCCGCGCCCTGCGCAAGGTCAACACTGACACCGTCAATCTGCGGCCGGCGGAGCCCGGGGACTCCCGGCGCGTACCCGGCATCGGCAGCCGGTTCAACCGCACCCACCACCAGCGGTAA
- a CDS encoding DUF3710 domain-containing protein, whose protein sequence is MAFGRLKKNKQDKQEQDTQDQEGPEQNRQGNDGAKSPSAAASGAAEADGGTPATGPWDAADKPSDEGYVDLGALRIASADGLQLRLEVEEKTQRVVAVTLDLDGSSLQLQAFAAPRSETLWDDIRGQIGTSVGSQGGTVDELDGVFGTELLAKVPAQAQDGSKGYRVARFVGVDGPRWFLRGVFGGPAALDPQAAGPLEEVFRNVVVVRGEQPLPPRDLLQLRLPRDASPLPRAADGSARPGPPKRGPEITTIG, encoded by the coding sequence ATGGCATTTGGGCGACTGAAGAAGAACAAGCAGGACAAGCAGGAACAAGACACGCAGGACCAGGAAGGTCCGGAACAGAACAGGCAGGGGAACGACGGCGCCAAGTCGCCGTCCGCCGCCGCCTCCGGCGCGGCTGAAGCCGACGGCGGAACGCCCGCGACCGGCCCCTGGGATGCCGCGGACAAGCCGTCCGACGAGGGCTATGTTGACCTGGGTGCCCTGCGCATTGCCTCGGCCGATGGCCTTCAGCTGCGTCTTGAGGTGGAGGAGAAAACCCAGCGGGTGGTGGCAGTGACGCTGGACCTGGACGGATCGAGCCTGCAGCTGCAGGCCTTCGCTGCTCCGCGTTCCGAGACCCTGTGGGATGACATCCGCGGCCAGATCGGCACATCGGTGGGGTCGCAGGGAGGCACCGTAGATGAGCTCGACGGCGTTTTCGGCACCGAGCTGCTGGCCAAGGTTCCGGCTCAGGCCCAGGACGGGTCCAAGGGATACCGAGTGGCCCGCTTTGTGGGCGTTGACGGTCCGCGCTGGTTCCTCCGCGGCGTGTTCGGCGGCCCCGCGGCCCTCGACCCGCAGGCTGCCGGTCCGCTGGAAGAGGTCTTCCGGAACGTCGTCGTCGTCCGAGGCGAGCAGCCGCTGCCGCCGCGGGACCTGCTGCAGCTGCGACTGCCGCGCGATGCTTCGCCGCTGCCGCGGGCCGCCGACGGCAGCGCCCGTCCCGGTCCGCCGAAGCGCGGACCCGAGATTACGACCATCGGCTGA
- a CDS encoding TrkA family potassium uptake protein, whose translation MKVVIAGAGSVGSSIAKELLSHRHQVLLIDEKPEVMARSGLVDAQWLIGDACELTTLKDANLDEADVMVSATGDDKVNLVVSLLAKSEFGVARTVGRVNNPKNDWMFDDSWGVDVAVNTPRLMTALVEEAVEVGDLVRLLTLQSGVASMVEFTVPADSPLTGKTLGSIDWPMDTTVTAILRDDAPITPSNDDVIEAGDELFFICTIAAEDQLRAVLLPDGPG comes from the coding sequence GTGAAAGTCGTCATTGCCGGAGCCGGCAGCGTCGGGTCCTCGATTGCCAAGGAACTCCTCTCGCACCGCCACCAGGTCCTTCTCATCGATGAGAAGCCCGAGGTGATGGCGCGAAGCGGGCTGGTGGATGCCCAGTGGCTCATCGGTGACGCGTGCGAGCTGACCACTCTGAAGGACGCCAATCTGGACGAGGCCGACGTCATGGTCTCCGCCACCGGTGACGACAAGGTCAATCTGGTGGTGTCGCTGCTGGCGAAGAGCGAATTCGGCGTGGCCCGCACGGTGGGCCGGGTGAACAACCCCAAGAACGACTGGATGTTCGATGATTCCTGGGGCGTCGACGTCGCCGTGAACACTCCGCGCCTGATGACCGCACTGGTGGAGGAGGCAGTGGAAGTGGGCGACCTGGTGCGGCTGCTGACACTGCAGAGCGGAGTGGCTTCCATGGTGGAGTTCACGGTTCCGGCGGATTCACCGCTTACCGGCAAGACGCTCGGTTCGATCGACTGGCCGATGGACACCACGGTCACGGCGATTCTGCGCGACGATGCCCCGATCACTCCGAGCAACGATGACGTGATCGAAGCCGGGGATGAGCTGTTCTTCATCTGCACGATTGCGGCCGAGGACCAGCTGCGTGCGGTGCTGCTCCCCGACGGGCCCGGCTAG
- a CDS encoding TrkA family potassium uptake protein: MAHYVIMGCGRVGVSLAHTLDNAGHTVAVIDQDERAFRRLRSTFTGRRVTGVGFDRTTLTEAGIKEAYAFAAVSSGDNSNILATRVARETFHVPHVVARIYDPGRAEIYQRLGIPTVAAVRWSADQVLRRILPEQSINGDFRESSGRLILGELSLHEGWLGTTLSGIEQAAGVRIAYVTRFGEGTLPRPDTSYQQGDVLHAMMNVERTSEISRILSVPPYKENQ; encoded by the coding sequence GTGGCCCACTACGTCATCATGGGGTGTGGACGCGTTGGCGTGTCACTGGCCCACACGCTGGACAATGCCGGGCACACGGTGGCCGTCATTGACCAGGATGAAAGGGCCTTCCGGCGTCTGCGCAGCACCTTCACGGGCCGGAGGGTCACCGGCGTCGGCTTTGACCGCACCACCCTGACTGAGGCGGGGATCAAGGAGGCGTACGCCTTTGCGGCCGTTTCCTCGGGTGATAATTCCAACATTCTTGCCACCCGCGTCGCCCGCGAGACCTTCCATGTGCCGCACGTGGTGGCCCGGATCTACGACCCCGGCCGCGCCGAGATCTACCAGCGGCTTGGCATCCCCACCGTCGCCGCCGTCCGGTGGAGCGCGGACCAGGTGCTGCGGCGCATCCTGCCGGAGCAGAGCATCAACGGTGATTTCCGGGAGTCCTCCGGCCGCCTGATCCTGGGCGAGTTGTCACTGCACGAGGGCTGGCTCGGCACCACGCTGAGCGGAATCGAACAGGCAGCCGGGGTCCGCATTGCCTATGTCACCCGCTTCGGCGAGGGAACGCTCCCCCGTCCCGACACCAGCTACCAGCAGGGCGACGTGCTGCACGCGATGATGAACGTGGAGCGCACCAGCGAAATCAGCCGCATCCTCTCCGTACCGCCTTATAAGGAGAACCAGTGA
- a CDS encoding DUF4193 domain-containing protein: MATDYDAPRKTDEDISEESLEELKTRRTAGTQSAVVDEDEAEVADSFELPGADLSGEELLVRVLPAQADEFTCASCFLVRHRSQIAAEKDGLYYCIDCEG, from the coding sequence ATGGCGACTGACTACGATGCGCCGCGCAAGACAGACGAGGACATCAGCGAAGAATCCCTGGAGGAACTAAAGACCCGCCGGACCGCCGGCACGCAGTCGGCGGTCGTGGATGAAGACGAGGCCGAGGTCGCTGACAGCTTTGAGCTCCCCGGAGCGGACCTTTCCGGGGAGGAACTGCTGGTGCGGGTGCTGCCCGCGCAGGCTGACGAATTTACCTGTGCCTCCTGCTTCCTGGTGCGGCACCGGTCCCAGATCGCGGCGGAGAAGGACGGGCTGTACTACTGCATCGACTGCGAGGGGTGA
- a CDS encoding TRAM domain-containing protein — protein sequence MTTDTTPSEIELTIGAPAHGGHFVARHEGRVVFVRHALPGERVRVRLTDAADGASFWRADVVEVLEAAPGRVEHFWPEADALRAASRGRLPVGGAEFGHIDLPTQRELKAQIFTEQLRRLAKDDREVTVEPALEERADGLHWRTRASFSVAPGGRLAMHAHRSEELIPVQRMPLAVEAVNNLQLWDIDFSGVSRVEVAIPTTGAPLVLLIPAAGAHPKALGRIASALPEGTSIASWDPETSTLNRLRGRTWVQESVGGHDYRVTGAGFWQIHRSAPQTLVGAVLDGLQIQPGEQVADLYAGAGLFTAPLADAAGETGRVLSVEGSPAASRDARKNLFSAPQVEILQGRVDKSLAAYEGRLDVVLLDPPRVGAGKDVVGQIDAAAPRAVGYVSCDPASFARDLGYFQDLGWQLDSLRVFDLYPHTHHMESFAVLTRA from the coding sequence ATGACGACCGACACCACTCCATCCGAGATTGAACTCACCATCGGCGCCCCCGCCCACGGCGGCCATTTCGTGGCCCGCCACGAAGGACGCGTGGTCTTTGTCCGCCATGCCCTCCCCGGGGAGCGCGTCCGGGTCCGTCTGACCGACGCGGCCGACGGCGCCAGCTTCTGGCGTGCCGACGTCGTCGAGGTGCTCGAAGCAGCGCCCGGCCGGGTGGAGCACTTCTGGCCCGAGGCCGATGCGCTCCGCGCCGCCTCCCGCGGACGGCTGCCGGTGGGCGGCGCCGAATTCGGCCACATCGATCTGCCGACCCAGCGCGAACTCAAGGCGCAGATCTTCACCGAGCAGCTTCGCCGGCTGGCCAAGGACGACCGCGAGGTCACCGTGGAGCCGGCGCTCGAGGAACGCGCCGACGGACTGCACTGGCGCACCCGGGCAAGCTTCTCGGTGGCTCCCGGCGGACGGCTGGCCATGCACGCCCACCGTTCCGAGGAACTCATTCCGGTACAGCGCATGCCGCTGGCCGTGGAAGCCGTCAACAACCTGCAGCTCTGGGACATCGACTTCAGCGGGGTGTCCCGGGTCGAAGTGGCCATCCCGACCACCGGCGCGCCGCTGGTGCTGCTGATTCCGGCCGCCGGCGCCCACCCCAAGGCGCTGGGCCGCATCGCCTCCGCCCTGCCCGAAGGCACTTCCATCGCCTCCTGGGACCCCGAAACCTCCACCCTGAACCGCCTGCGCGGACGCACCTGGGTGCAGGAGAGCGTCGGCGGCCACGACTACCGGGTCACCGGTGCCGGGTTCTGGCAGATCCACCGCAGCGCACCGCAAACGCTGGTCGGCGCCGTCCTGGACGGCCTGCAGATCCAGCCGGGGGAGCAGGTCGCCGACCTCTACGCCGGAGCGGGCCTCTTCACCGCACCGCTGGCCGACGCCGCCGGAGAAACCGGGCGCGTGCTGTCCGTCGAGGGTTCCCCGGCCGCGAGCCGGGATGCCCGCAAGAACCTGTTCTCCGCACCGCAGGTGGAAATCCTGCAGGGGCGCGTGGACAAGTCCCTGGCCGCCTACGAGGGCCGGCTCGACGTCGTCCTGCTTGACCCGCCGCGCGTCGGAGCCGGCAAGGACGTGGTCGGCCAGATCGATGCCGCCGCTCCCCGCGCCGTCGGCTACGTCTCCTGCGACCCGGCGTCCTTCGCCCGCGACCTGGGCTACTTCCAGGACCTGGGCTGGCAGCTCGACTCGCTGCGGGTCTTCGACCTGTACCCGCACACCCACCACATGGAATCCTTCGCGGTACTGACCCGCGCGTAA
- a CDS encoding DUF3159 domain-containing protein — MTDRTGSELPDSPQEPSFGDVAGAYAAKAGVERGDDGQIDVLKSVGGVRGLAEAIVPGLLFTLIFTLTSGLYVSLGAAVASAAVFSVANLVQKRPLMQSLTGVIGVVICAVVALRSGSGTEFFLPGFFLNAGYILAFIVSIAVRWPVAGLLFGFIRGENLEWHADRKRIRAYALATWIIIAVFALRLAVQLPLYLADNVAALGTMRLAMGVPLYALGLWLAWMVSRPLTPRDVSERQPG, encoded by the coding sequence ATGACTGATCGAACCGGCAGCGAACTGCCCGACAGCCCGCAGGAGCCGTCCTTCGGCGACGTTGCCGGCGCCTACGCGGCCAAGGCCGGGGTGGAACGCGGCGATGACGGGCAAATCGATGTCCTCAAGTCGGTCGGCGGAGTCCGCGGCCTGGCCGAGGCCATCGTCCCCGGGCTCCTGTTCACGCTGATCTTTACGCTCACATCCGGGCTGTATGTCTCATTGGGGGCGGCCGTGGCCTCGGCTGCCGTGTTCTCAGTGGCCAACCTGGTCCAGAAGCGCCCGTTGATGCAGTCCCTCACCGGAGTGATCGGCGTCGTGATCTGTGCCGTTGTGGCGCTGCGCAGCGGAAGCGGGACCGAGTTCTTCCTTCCCGGCTTCTTCCTCAACGCCGGCTACATCCTGGCGTTCATCGTGTCCATCGCCGTCCGCTGGCCCGTGGCCGGACTCCTGTTCGGCTTCATCCGGGGCGAGAACCTGGAATGGCACGCCGACCGCAAGCGGATCCGCGCCTATGCACTGGCGACGTGGATCATCATTGCCGTGTTCGCGCTTCGGCTGGCCGTGCAGCTGCCGCTCTACCTGGCCGACAACGTGGCCGCGCTGGGCACGATGCGCCTGGCCATGGGCGTGCCGCTGTATGCGCTGGGCCTGTGGCTGGCGTGGATGGTTTCGCGCCCGCTGACGCCCCGGGACGTTTCGGAGCGCCAGCCCGGCTAA
- a CDS encoding DUF3093 domain-containing protein encodes MSSPSAQTSPDTVLYSERLLPSFGVWLLVLFASCASILVLLPVSLEAGIIAAVVVLIIITTMLLVSTPVIRVTADTLQVGRAEIERRYIGTVEGFRGDEATFQRGRGLNGTAFMCFRGWISPVVRIEITDPADRTPYWLTSTRHPEDLVQALSS; translated from the coding sequence ATGTCATCCCCCTCTGCCCAGACGTCCCCCGACACCGTGCTGTACTCCGAGCGGCTCCTGCCCTCGTTCGGCGTCTGGCTGCTCGTCCTCTTTGCCTCGTGCGCAAGCATCCTCGTCCTCCTGCCGGTGAGCTTGGAGGCCGGGATCATCGCTGCCGTTGTCGTGTTGATCATCATTACCACCATGCTGCTGGTCAGCACGCCCGTCATTCGGGTTACCGCCGACACCCTCCAGGTGGGCCGGGCGGAAATCGAACGGCGCTACATCGGAACGGTGGAGGGCTTCCGCGGGGACGAGGCGACGTTCCAGCGCGGCCGCGGGCTCAACGGCACTGCCTTCATGTGTTTCCGCGGCTGGATTTCGCCGGTGGTCCGAATCGAAATCACTGATCCCGCTGACCGCACCCCGTACTGGCTGACGTCCACCCGCCACCCCGAAGACCTGGTTCAGGCGCTCAGCAGCTAG
- a CDS encoding thymidine kinase, with product MAELVFFSGTMDCGKSTLALQMDYNHSARGRGGILFSRNDRAGDSVISSRLGLRTPAVEVTDSTDFWNEVTNRRGAGFAVDYLICDEAQFYSAEQVEQLARVVDELCADVFAFGITSDFRTRLFPGSQRLIELADRMEVLQVRALCWCGRRATHNARTVNGIMVVEGDQVVVGDVGKHAPAAVPAESAPVAEEPLFAAEAVRSAPVIGYETLCRRHYMRRVTAHKAESIAELAPGSATDLDVCAVPPREA from the coding sequence GTGGCTGAGCTCGTCTTCTTTTCCGGAACCATGGACTGCGGCAAGTCAACGCTGGCGCTGCAGATGGATTACAACCACAGCGCCCGCGGCCGCGGCGGCATCCTGTTCAGCCGCAACGACCGCGCCGGGGACTCGGTGATTTCCTCCCGGCTCGGACTGCGCACTCCCGCGGTGGAGGTCACTGACAGCACTGACTTCTGGAACGAAGTAACGAACCGCCGCGGCGCCGGATTCGCCGTGGACTACCTCATCTGCGACGAGGCACAGTTCTACTCCGCCGAACAGGTGGAGCAGCTGGCCCGAGTGGTGGACGAACTGTGCGCGGATGTTTTTGCCTTCGGCATCACATCGGACTTCCGGACCCGGCTCTTCCCCGGATCCCAACGGCTGATTGAGCTGGCCGACCGGATGGAAGTGCTCCAGGTGCGCGCCCTGTGCTGGTGCGGCCGCAGAGCCACCCACAACGCCCGAACCGTGAACGGCATCATGGTGGTGGAGGGGGACCAGGTGGTGGTCGGAGACGTCGGAAAGCATGCTCCGGCGGCGGTGCCCGCGGAGTCCGCCCCCGTTGCGGAGGAGCCGTTGTTTGCCGCGGAGGCCGTACGGAGTGCGCCGGTGATCGGTTATGAAACCCTGTGCCGCCGGCACTACATGCGGCGGGTCACTGCACACAAAGCTGAATCGATTGCTGAGCTGGCACCCGGCTCCGCCACGGATCTCGACGTCTGCGCCGTGCCCCCGCGCGAAGCCTGA
- the dut gene encoding dUTP diphosphatase has product MTVQLKMLDDGLEPPSYAHPGDAGADLRTRIDFVLEPGERLLVPTGVALALPFGYAAFIHPRSGLATKHGLTVVNAPGTVDAGYRGEISVTLLNTDKSRPISLNRGDRIAQMVIQRVETASFELVDELSDSVRGTGGFGSTGGFTALPA; this is encoded by the coding sequence ATGACCGTGCAGCTGAAAATGCTCGACGACGGGCTGGAACCGCCGTCGTACGCGCATCCCGGCGACGCCGGCGCCGACCTTCGCACGCGCATTGATTTTGTGCTGGAGCCGGGTGAGCGGCTGCTCGTTCCCACCGGGGTGGCACTGGCGCTTCCCTTCGGTTACGCGGCGTTCATTCATCCGCGCTCCGGCCTGGCCACAAAGCACGGCCTGACGGTGGTCAACGCTCCCGGAACTGTCGACGCCGGTTACCGCGGCGAGATCAGCGTTACGCTGCTGAATACCGACAAGTCCCGGCCGATCAGTCTGAACCGGGGGGACAGGATTGCCCAGATGGTGATCCAGCGGGTGGAGACGGCTTCGTTTGAGCTGGTGGACGAGCTGTCCGACTCCGTTCGCGGCACCGGCGGATTCGGTTCCACCGGCGGTTTTACAGCACTGCCTGCCTAG